The Bacteroidales bacterium genomic sequence TACGCCAGAATCTGATGGAATTTTCGGGATTATTAGTCGATTTGTCAGCTCCCCCATATAATTCCTGAGTTTGACACTTCATTTTTGTAATTGATTTATATACAGCACAGTGTTTTAATGTCCAGGTTAGAAAAAAAATCAGAGAAAGATCTTTTATTCAATTGATAATGACCTTTTTGCATATTGTATTATTCCCATTGATAAAATGGATAATATAAAGTCCCGGTTTTAGGGAAGAGAGGTCAAGATATTGACCTGACAATGAATATTGACTTTCATCTATGGCTATTCCAAGGCAATTGAATATCCCGGTTACTTCTGCATCAGCGAGGGACGGGTCTGATGAGATTCTCAGATATCCGTTACCGGGATTGGGGTGTAGAACAATCCTATCATCCGGAAATTTGTCATCCGGAATGCCGACAGGCAGGCAATTCAAATAGACCGTTATCGAACCGTATGACAAATCCGGGAAGTTACTGTGCGTTGAAACTACATCTGGTTTCGCATCACCATTAAAGTTACCCGTGGTGATCTCATCTATCCTATAGCTGTTTGACTTTTCATTGATGTATAATGTGTCGCTGAAATATCCGCTGCCATCGTTGATATGCATATTAAAAGTGTAACAGCCCATTGCAAGGTCAAGAGCTCCATCCAGGTTAATGTCAACTTCATGTAAGTAAATTGCATAGTATATTGCCGAAATTTCCTGGATCTCCGGTTCCTGGAAAGTCCCGTCACCTTTACCCCATAACTTGACAAGATTCCGGTCATACTGTTTGAAAATGATATCCTGGTACCCATCCAGGTTAAAATCCCCGGATACGACCGATTCGGGAATATATTCATCATAAAGAATAACCGGTGATTGAAATGATCCCTCCCCGGTGCCTTCAAATAATACTACATTGAAGCCTATGTATTCCGGCATGCCCACGTTACAAATCACCAGGTCATCATTTCCATCCTCATTGAAGTCTCCCTTTGCCATTCGCCTGGGCACATATCCAAAAGTCGAGCACATATAGTTAAGCTGAAAAAAACCTGTTCCGTTTCCCAAAAGTATCCTTACCTTGTGGTGGATTTGATCAATCACGGCAAGATCAATGTTGTTATCCTCATCAAAATATATCATTTCAGCGTCAGAGGACCAAAAATCTGTCCAAAGCACTGAAGCTAATGTGAAATTACCGTCACCGTTCCCGGTGAATATATAAATATCGTAAAACCTTCCCATAACGAGCAAATCTATGATGCCATCAACATTTATATCCTCCGCCACTATTGTCCCTGCATTGCCGCCGATTGGATAGGTTATGATGCCCGGGAAGTGTCCGGTCCCGTCATTTATCATAATAGAAATGAATTCCTCGTTATAATGACCTATAGCAAGGTCATCAAAATTATCCCAGTTAAAATCAGCTGCTGTTATAGTTGTGGGAACTCCTGGTGTTGAAAAAACATCTGCCGGGAAATCAAAACAAATTAACTGTGCATTCACAGGAAGGT encodes the following:
- a CDS encoding T9SS type A sorting domain-containing protein gives rise to the protein MKKIDYILYFLICFNLPVNAQLICFDFPADVFSTPGVPTTITAADFNWDNFDDLAIGHYNEEFISIMINDGTGHFPGIITYPIGGNAGTIVAEDINVDGIIDLLVMGRFYDIYIFTGNGDGNFTLASVLWTDFWSSDAEMIYFDEDNNIDLAVIDQIHHKVRILLGNGTGFFQLNYMCSTFGYVPRRMAKGDFNEDGNDDLVICNVGMPEYIGFNVVLFEGTGEGSFQSPVILYDEYIPESVVSGDFNLDGYQDIIFKQYDRNLVKLWGKGDGTFQEPEIQEISAIYYAIYLHEVDINLDGALDLAMGCYTFNMHINDGSGYFSDTLYINEKSNSYRIDEITTGNFNGDAKPDVVSTHSNFPDLSYGSITVYLNCLPVGIPDDKFPDDRIVLHPNPGNGYLRISSDPSLADAEVTGIFNCLGIAIDESQYSLSGQYLDLSSLKPGLYIIHFINGNNTICKKVIIN